In Candidatus Omnitrophota bacterium, a single window of DNA contains:
- a CDS encoding adenylate/guanylate cyclase domain-containing protein, whose protein sequence is MTLSRKTRQHAIGLILGIAAAFGEVNFLFDPRPNAHEPLFALDAWLYDRLLIHRTAYTPDPNKNLPEIFIVAFDEDSFSSMAMLDDPRLSQWPWSPALFAQAIDRLKQLGAAVIGIDKLFVETHLLNDPAHQDGLEKELAEASRRHGKVVLASKMETNRVEGAAVQTMKNPREVLLDAAYRGVVSLPIDPDETIRRAFTGAKHQDSFYPAFAVQIARLFLNLEENKINLKESNESTIGDLKIPLHHETFPIAYDGQRVERFPFYLFLDPFYDLLSDQFFGAQNEHSFDTDRLKNSIVLMGATTGELHDEFQSPIDSKPIPGVEVHANIVKTILSRSILRRAGDRLQIWGTFCLAAAISALCAFASIRAGILGSLAVISFWIAGGAAALLYGGLILRLITPSVCLALAAASTISYRYIFEEREKRFLKKLFSKATDAALVEQMLENPDLVKLGGDRRRITVLFSDIRSFTPLSESMDPQALIDFLNRYFTAMTEVIFRNHGMIDKFIGDAVMAIFGAPIPNEDHAYFACKAAVEMLEAQREISRAWEEQGHEPFHIGIGIHSGFAVLGNLGSEKRSDYTCIGDAVNLASRIEGINKRFQTEALISDDTYKECMNDLEVRNLGENEIRGRKGKVILHELMNVRPRGEATHSQRRSVI, encoded by the coding sequence ATGACTCTATCGAGAAAAACCAGACAACATGCGATTGGATTGATTCTTGGAATCGCCGCGGCGTTCGGGGAGGTTAACTTCCTCTTCGATCCACGGCCGAACGCCCACGAGCCGCTTTTCGCTTTAGACGCTTGGCTTTACGACCGTCTTTTGATCCACCGTACCGCCTACACCCCCGATCCGAATAAGAACCTTCCCGAAATATTCATCGTCGCTTTCGATGAGGATAGTTTTTCCTCGATGGCCATGCTGGACGATCCCCGCCTTTCTCAATGGCCTTGGTCTCCTGCTCTTTTCGCGCAAGCGATCGATCGATTGAAACAGTTGGGCGCCGCCGTCATCGGGATCGATAAACTGTTCGTGGAAACGCATTTGCTGAACGATCCCGCCCATCAGGACGGCTTGGAAAAGGAATTGGCGGAAGCCAGCCGCCGTCATGGCAAGGTCGTGCTGGCGAGCAAAATGGAAACCAACCGCGTCGAAGGCGCCGCGGTTCAAACCATGAAGAATCCGCGCGAGGTTTTGCTTGACGCCGCCTATCGCGGCGTCGTCTCGCTGCCCATCGATCCCGATGAGACGATCCGCCGCGCCTTTACCGGCGCAAAGCATCAGGATTCGTTTTATCCCGCGTTCGCCGTTCAGATCGCGCGTCTCTTTTTGAATCTTGAAGAAAATAAAATCAATCTGAAAGAATCGAACGAGTCAACGATTGGAGATTTGAAGATTCCCCTGCATCATGAGACCTTTCCCATCGCTTACGACGGCCAGCGCGTGGAGCGATTTCCCTTTTATCTCTTTCTCGATCCATTTTACGATCTGTTGTCGGATCAATTTTTCGGCGCGCAGAACGAGCATTCTTTCGATACCGACCGCTTGAAAAACAGCATTGTTCTCATGGGCGCAACGACGGGAGAATTGCACGACGAATTCCAGTCGCCCATCGATTCGAAGCCGATTCCCGGCGTGGAAGTCCACGCCAATATCGTCAAGACGATCCTCTCGCGTTCGATTCTCCGCCGCGCCGGCGACCGGCTGCAAATTTGGGGAACCTTCTGCTTGGCCGCCGCGATAAGCGCCCTATGCGCTTTCGCGTCGATCCGGGCGGGGATTTTGGGCAGCTTGGCCGTTATTTCGTTTTGGATAGCTGGGGGAGCGGCGGCATTGCTGTACGGAGGTCTTATACTACGCTTGATTACTCCCTCCGTCTGCCTGGCGCTGGCGGCGGCGTCTACGATTTCCTACCGCTACATTTTCGAAGAACGAGAGAAGCGTTTCTTGAAAAAGTTGTTTTCCAAGGCCACGGATGCGGCTCTTGTCGAGCAAATGCTCGAAAATCCCGACTTGGTCAAGTTGGGAGGGGACCGCCGCCGCATCACCGTTCTTTTTTCCGACATCCGTTCGTTTACGCCGCTTTCGGAATCGATGGACCCGCAAGCCTTGATCGATTTTCTCAACCGATATTTTACCGCCATGACGGAAGTGATCTTTCGCAATCACGGCATGATCGACAAATTCATCGGCGACGCCGTCATGGCTATTTTCGGCGCTCCGATTCCCAACGAAGATCACGCCTACTTTGCCTGTAAGGCCGCCGTGGAAATGTTGGAAGCCCAACGGGAAATATCCCGCGCCTGGGAAGAACAAGGCCATGAGCCGTTCCATATAGGAATCGGCATTCACTCCGGTTTCGCCGTCTTGGGAAACCTGGGTTCGGAAAAACGCAGCGATTACACTTGCATCGGAGATGCGGTGAACCTGGCTTCCCGCATTGAAGGCATCAATAAGCGCTTTCAAACCGAAGCGCTCATCAGCGATGATACTTACAAGGAATGTATGAACGATTTGGAAGTGCGAAATTTGGGAGAAAACGAAATCCGGGGACGCAAAGGAAAAGTCATTCTTCACGAATTAATGAATGTCCGCCCTCGCGGCGAAGCAACGCATTCCCAACGGCGGTCTGTGATATAA